CACCTTTTTTATTTTTTGCAAATAAAATAGCCCTTCTAGATCAGAAGAGCTTCCACACATCTTCTCATCTTTCAGTTATACATAACTGTTGGATTTAGCACATCGCCAAAAGGCTGTTGCCGGAGTTTCATAGGGCCAAGTCCCTCCACTCACTCTTAATAAGAGAACTATTTTATTTATCTACATAATAGCATATTTTTATATAAAGTACCATTTTACATATCTATAACAATAAATATGTAAGCTAATAAATACAATGACAGGGTAAAATACTAATAAATCAATTAATAGCGTAACGATATATAACTCATTATTTAGGAGGTTGTTATATGCAAGTCGAGGTCATAACACATAATCCACGCTGGAAAAATGAATTTGAACAGGAAGCACAAAAGATAAAAGAGATTTATCAAGAATTGATACTAGACATACATCATATCGGCAGTACCTCTGTGCCAGGTTTAATAGCAAAGCCCATTATTGATATAATGCCCGTTGTCAGCGACATTAATGCAGTCGATAAGTTTGATCAACAGATGCGCGCACTTGGTTATGAGCCACTTGGAGAAAATGGTATAGTCGGACGACGCTTTTTCAGAAAAGATAATGAGGCTTTAGGTAAAAGAACACATCATGTGCATGTCTTTGATCAACACAGCCATGACGAAATTATTAGACATCTAGCTTTTAAAGCATATTTAATTGCTCATCCAAATATAGCAAACCAATATGGTAATTTAAAATCAAGACTGGCCGCAACGTACCCTAACGACATTGAGTCATACATGGCTGGCAAAAATGAGTTCATCAAAGAGACCGAAAAACAAGCAGTGACGTGGTATGAAGATAAACTTAGCCACTAAGCTATATCATAAAGAAAATGTTTTTCATGTGCTACAATGGAAGTGAAATTACCAAGGGAGGCGACGCAAATGTCTAAAAAGAAAGTATCAATTATTGGGGGCGGCAATACGGGTGCAACGTTAGCATTTATTGTGGCACAGCAAGAACTAGCAGATGTAGTGTTAATTGATAGACCTCAAAGTGAAAAACCGGCTCAAGGTAAAGCGTTGGATATATTAGAAAGTAGTCCTATTTTTGGTTTTGATGTAAGTATTAATGCTGCCTCAGATTATGAAGCTACAAAGGATTCGGATGTCGTAGTTATTACTGCTGGTGTAGCAAGAAAGCCTAACATGAGTAGGGATGACCTGGTACAAACAAACGAACAAATCATGAAAGATGTTACTGAACAAATCGTAAAATATTCTCCTGAATGTAAAATCATTGTCTTAACAAATCCTGTCGATGCAATGACTTATACAGTATATAAAACTTCAGGCTTTCCGAAAGAACGCGTTATCGGTCAATCTGGTGTATTAGATACGGCACGTTATCAAACGTTTATTGCTCAAGAACTCAATGTTTCTGTTAAAGACGTGAAAGGTCTTGTCTTAGGTGGCCATGGCGATACGATGGTGCCACTCGTACATTCAACTAATGTTAATGGCGTCGCGGTAAGAGAGCTATTAGCAAGCGATGTATTAGATAAAATTGTAGAGCGCACTAAACAAGGTGGGGCAGAAATTGTTAACTTATTAGGGAACGGTTCAGCATATTATGCGCCAGCTGCAGCACTATACAGTATGATAGAAGCAATTATTAAAGATCAACATCGTTTATTGCCAACGATTACACTTTTAGAAGGTGAATATGGTTACAACGATATATATTTAGGCGTTCCAACGATATTAGGTGCGAACGGAATTGAACAAATTGTGGAATTAGAATTAGATGAATTTGAAAAAGAACAATTACAAGATTCAGCAGAATCAGTGATGAATGTAAAAAATGCTTTGAAATTCTAATGCAAACAAAGGAGACACTCGATAAAGTGTCTCCTTTTTGTATTGATAAGTCGATCTTATTGGAAAAGTTTAACGATTTGGGCGAAGATACCGTAAAAGAAACCGCCAAGAGGGAAGATAAGCCACCAATATCCTGCAAAAAAGTCTCCCATTGTTCGTCCTCTTTTATCATGCTTATTTAATTTACCGTCTAAAATTTGTTGTTTAAATTCACTATCTCCTTTAACTAAATGGTCCAACGTAATATCAAATAAATCACTCATAGAAACTAGGATATCTAGTGAAGGATAGTTCGTTCCGCTTTCCCATTTTGAAATGCTTTGTCTTGAAACGTGTAATTTTTCGGCTAGTTCTTCCTGTGACCAATGATTTAATTCGCGATGCTTTTTAATAATTTTAGCCAATTCCATAAGATCACTCCCTTTGGTTAAAACATACCCGTTTTCCATCCTAAAGTCACGATAGTATTAGTTGAAATGCCCGCAACTAGAAGTTGCAACGTACATTTTTAGACTGACAGGTAGTCTAACCCCTTGAAAACAAACAAAAAACACAGTGACCGTTAAGCCACTGTGTAGTTATCGTTACTAAACTTTTTCAATATATTGATCTTCGTACTCTAAGTCTTTACCGACTGGTTCCCATTTAATAAGTTTAGTAATGATTAAACCTAAGATAGGGAAGATAGCAATGATAAGCATTGTTTTATTTAAACCAAAGCTTGCTAAAATAATTGGAAAGACGAATGTACCAAACATACTCCCGAAACGACTGATTGATTCTACAAAACCTGTTCCTTTACCACGTAAAATTGTTGGATATGATAAAGCGGCGATAGCTTTCCCTTGTGTACCTGGTCCACCTGCATGTCCGAATAGGAATAGTGCAACCATAAAGGCAATTAGCCAAGTATACGTATGTCCGTAAAACAATCCAATTATAATCATTGTGAATGCTACGATGCTGAAACCTGTAATTGTTAATCTGCGGGCACCAAATTTAGTTGTTAATAAGGCACCAGTCAAACCACCGATAATGCCGGCAATGTTAATTAAAGCTGTACCAGAAAGTGATTCTAGTTTATTATTTCCAATAACGTAAGCAGCGATTAATGGAATATATAAACCAATTGCATAGTATTGCATACCTTGTAACGTAGCGATAGCGGTAGCTAATATTGTTCTTTTACGGTAACGTTTATTAAACAATGTACGTAGTGGGTGTTTTACCTCTGTACGTTTAAATTCTTCATTTTCACCTTCATAAGGTTCAATATTTACATTAATGTTATAGTTTTTTTCTAATTCACGGCTAGCCTGGACTAGTGTTTTGTTTTTCATCGACCATGTAGGACTTTCACTTAAATAAAATAGGCGTAGCACTAAAATTATTGTAGCGAAGACAGCACCTAGACCTACTGTATAGCGCCATAATAATGTGCCAGTACCTAAAGCGTAAAATAACATAACAAGTAACGCAGATGAAACGACTGCAATGTACCAAACAACTTGCCAATAGTTTACGTTACGGCCTTTATCTTTTTGGTTACTAATTTCAGATACGAAAGTAAATGCTACTGGGCTATCCATACCAATGGCAAAACCCATTAATAATCTAAAGCAAAGTAAAATAGCCGGTGTAGGCGATAATGCAGCACCTAAAGACCCGATAATTAGTGAAATCAATGATACAGATAAAATAAGTTTACGCCCAAATTTATCTGCGAAAAATCCTCCGATAGCAGCCCCGAAGAATGCACCAAACGGCATTGCCGTCATAACAATTGATAGATAACTTGGTGATAACTTAAATTCTGACGTTAATTGATCTGTCGCCGTACCTAAAATTGTTAAATCATAAGCATCTAAAAAGATGGTACCTAATACGATGATTAATAATAAGGCCGTACGCTTAGCGTTTTTTTGTCTATTTACATAATCAATAATGTCCTGCTTCGTATGTATAGTGATAGATTGTGCAGACATATAACTCCTCCTCCCAAATAAAACCTAGGTCCTTCTGAATGGAAACGATAAAACATTCATGGGATAATACAACTGTGTTGATTCAGAGATGAGTTGTTAAAAATGTACTCTGAGCATAGCATAATTATATAGGAAAAAACATGATATTTTTGAGGAGTGAAATTATGTTTACTGTCTATGGACATAGAGGCTTGCCAAGTCAAGCACCAGAGAACACCATAGCATCATTTAAATCTGCATCAAAAGCCGAAGGAATTAATTGGATTGAATTAGACGTGACGATTACCGATGACGAACAATTAGTTATTATTCATGACGATTATTTAGACCGTACGACAAACATGTCAGGCGAAGTTACAAGTTATAATTATAGTGAAATTAAATCAGCTTCAGCAGGTGCTTGGTACAGTAATAAATTTAAAAATGAACATCTACCAACGTTTGATGATGTAATTGATTTTGCCAATGATTATAACATGAATTTAAATATTGAATTAAAAGGCGTTACAGGACCAAAAGGTACAGAGTTATCAAAAAGCATGGTCCAACAAGTTAGTGACAAGTTGCAAAATTTGAGTAATGATCAACAAATATTGATTTCTAGCTTTAATGTAATGCTAGTAAAATTAGCCGAAAAACTGATGCCACACTTCAAGCGTGCAGTAATATTTAAGGCAGCAGCATTTGAAGAAGATTGGCGTACAATATTAGACTTCTGTAATTCCAAAACAGTAAACATCGAAGATAAATCACTCACAAAAGCAAAAGTTAAAGCAATTAAAGAAGCAGGCTACGAGCTCAACGTATGGACCGTCAACAAAGTAATGCGTGCCAACCAATTAGCCAATTGGGGCGTAGACGGCGTCTTCACTGACAACGCAGACAAATTGAGCCATTTACAAGAAGTATAAGAGAGAAGAACAAGACCTACAAAATAATGTAGGTCTTTTTTATATTCCATCACACAAAATTTTTATGATATTGGGTGGCGCTTATACCAAAGTGTTTAGTGAAGTTTTTGGAAAAGAGCAAGGGATCGCTGTAACCGACTTTTGAGGCGACTTCATTGATTCTTAAATTTTGATTTTTTAATAGTTCTGAGGCATGATACATCCTTATATAAGTTAAATATTCTTTTGGTGAGCAATTTAAATTCTGTTTGAATAACTTATATAGATAACTGCGTGTGACGTTAATTTCGCTAGCAACCTCGGCTATGGTTATTTTCGTGTTATAACTATTATTAATAAATTGTACTGCATTTTGTATATCCTCATTGATTATATTTATATTGGACTGGAATGCTTTTGGGAAACGTTCTTGAAGTTTAAACACTAAGCTATATAAATATTGCATCATCAATATGTCATTGGAATTAGAAGGTTCAATCGTTTCGGAAAGTTTGCATATTGCTTTAATAATTAAGCAAATATCTTCAGTATATCCACCTATGATGACATGATTATCAACGATATTGCTACGTGATAAATAACTTAAAATTTGTTCGCCACTCATGCCTACCCAGTAGTAAGTCCACGGATTGCCAAATGAAGGCACGTATTCTACA
The Staphylococcus kloosii genome window above contains:
- a CDS encoding GrpB family protein, with product MQVEVITHNPRWKNEFEQEAQKIKEIYQELILDIHHIGSTSVPGLIAKPIIDIMPVVSDINAVDKFDQQMRALGYEPLGENGIVGRRFFRKDNEALGKRTHHVHVFDQHSHDEIIRHLAFKAYLIAHPNIANQYGNLKSRLAATYPNDIESYMAGKNEFIKETEKQAVTWYEDKLSH
- the mdh gene encoding malate dehydrogenase, whose translation is MSKKKVSIIGGGNTGATLAFIVAQQELADVVLIDRPQSEKPAQGKALDILESSPIFGFDVSINAASDYEATKDSDVVVITAGVARKPNMSRDDLVQTNEQIMKDVTEQIVKYSPECKIIVLTNPVDAMTYTVYKTSGFPKERVIGQSGVLDTARYQTFIAQELNVSVKDVKGLVLGGHGDTMVPLVHSTNVNGVAVRELLASDVLDKIVERTKQGGAEIVNLLGNGSAYYAPAAALYSMIEAIIKDQHRLLPTITLLEGEYGYNDIYLGVPTILGANGIEQIVELELDEFEKEQLQDSAESVMNVKNALKF
- a CDS encoding helix-turn-helix domain-containing protein, translated to MELAKIIKKHRELNHWSQEELAEKLHVSRQSISKWESGTNYPSLDILVSMSDLFDITLDHLVKGDSEFKQQILDGKLNKHDKRGRTMGDFFAGYWWLIFPLGGFFYGIFAQIVKLFQ
- a CDS encoding MFS transporter, whose translation is MSAQSITIHTKQDIIDYVNRQKNAKRTALLLIIVLGTIFLDAYDLTILGTATDQLTSEFKLSPSYLSIVMTAMPFGAFFGAAIGGFFADKFGRKLILSVSLISLIIGSLGAALSPTPAILLCFRLLMGFAIGMDSPVAFTFVSEISNQKDKGRNVNYWQVVWYIAVVSSALLVMLFYALGTGTLLWRYTVGLGAVFATIILVLRLFYLSESPTWSMKNKTLVQASRELEKNYNINVNIEPYEGENEEFKRTEVKHPLRTLFNKRYRKRTILATAIATLQGMQYYAIGLYIPLIAAYVIGNNKLESLSGTALINIAGIIGGLTGALLTTKFGARRLTITGFSIVAFTMIIIGLFYGHTYTWLIAFMVALFLFGHAGGPGTQGKAIAALSYPTILRGKGTGFVESISRFGSMFGTFVFPIILASFGLNKTMLIIAIFPILGLIITKLIKWEPVGKDLEYEDQYIEKV
- a CDS encoding glycerophosphoryl diester phosphodiesterase, whose translation is MFTVYGHRGLPSQAPENTIASFKSASKAEGINWIELDVTITDDEQLVIIHDDYLDRTTNMSGEVTSYNYSEIKSASAGAWYSNKFKNEHLPTFDDVIDFANDYNMNLNIELKGVTGPKGTELSKSMVQQVSDKLQNLSNDQQILISSFNVMLVKLAEKLMPHFKRAVIFKAAAFEEDWRTILDFCNSKTVNIEDKSLTKAKVKAIKEAGYELNVWTVNKVMRANQLANWGVDGVFTDNADKLSHLQEV
- a CDS encoding AraC family transcriptional regulator, whose translation is MQILWKKFKKLHIDANLVECGIEVGVPNAGYKYTVDKDAILHIVTKGEGTFKCDGKLYHLQQGDMFLLEKDKYVEYVPSFGNPWTYYWVGMSGEQILSYLSRSNIVDNHVIIGGYTEDICLIIKAICKLSETIEPSNSNDILMMQYLYSLVFKLQERFPKAFQSNINIINEDIQNAVQFINNSYNTKITIAEVASEINVTRSYLYKLFKQNLNCSPKEYLTYIRMYHASELLKNQNLRINEVASKVGYSDPLLFSKNFTKHFGISATQYHKNFV